The proteins below come from a single Canis aureus isolate CA01 chromosome 14, VMU_Caureus_v.1.0, whole genome shotgun sequence genomic window:
- the LOC144283545 gene encoding ubiquitin carboxyl-terminal hydrolase 6-like isoform X6, with amino-acid sequence MWGRVHADRSPGLLRTRGPAVYDSGRHGATSTMTGVRLPQDPLEDPGGAVQSHIHLSRGYSERQGAPSRVSAGPVTVQGHRPPGLSAELCQETRRVDKWIKMLKRWDHYLPSEKLGWVYKGVPPQVRGEVCLRLLTRLRPGMTGNTRK; translated from the exons atgtggggccgcgtccacgctgacaggagccccggcctcctcaggacccgcg gacccgctgtatatgactcaggaagacatggggccacgtccaccATGACAGGagtccggcttcctcaggacccgctggagGATCCTGGAGGCGCTGTTCAGAGTCACATCCACCTCAGCAGGGGCTACTCAGAACgacaag GTGCACCAAGCAGGGTCTCCGCAGGACCTGTCACTGTGCAAGGTCACCGACCACCAGGGCTTTCTGCA GAACTCTGCCAGGAGACCCGGCGCgtggacaaatggataaaaatgctcAAGCGATGGGACCACTACCTCCCCAGCGAGAAG CTGGGGTGGGTCTACAAGGGGGTCCCGCCCCAGGTGCGGGGAGAGGTGTGCCTGCGATTGCTGACCAGATTAAGGCCAGGAATGACAGGAAATACCAG gaaatga
- the LOC144283545 gene encoding uncharacterized protein LOC144283545 isoform X3 → MWGRVHADRSPGLLRTRGPAVYDSGRHGATSTMTGVRLPQDPLEDPGGAVQSHIHLSRGYSERQGAPSRVSAGPVTVQGHRPPGLSAELCQETRRVDKWIKMLKRWDHYLPSEKLGWVYKGVPPQVRGEVCLRLLTRLRPGMTGNTRWGPSTPRGPSVPSPPGLTPHVSSPPGLILHVPPFFRADPLSPPLQADPPCPLPTWADPPCPLAAQG, encoded by the exons atgtggggccgcgtccacgctgacaggagccccggcctcctcaggacccgcg gacccgctgtatatgactcaggaagacatggggccacgtccaccATGACAGGagtccggcttcctcaggacccgctggagGATCCTGGAGGCGCTGTTCAGAGTCACATCCACCTCAGCAGGGGCTACTCAGAACgacaag GTGCACCAAGCAGGGTCTCCGCAGGACCTGTCACTGTGCAAGGTCACCGACCACCAGGGCTTTCTGCA GAACTCTGCCAGGAGACCCGGCGCgtggacaaatggataaaaatgctcAAGCGATGGGACCACTACCTCCCCAGCGAGAAG CTGGGGTGGGTCTACAAGGGGGTCCCGCCCCAGGTGCGGGGAGAGGTGTGCCTGCGATTGCTGACCAGATTAAGGCCAGGAATGACAGGAAATACCAGGTGGGGCCCTTCCACTCCCCGTGgaccctcagtcccctccccaccagggctGACCCCCCATGTCTCCTCCCCACCCGGGCTGATCCTCCATGTGCCCCCCTTTTTcagggctgaccccctgtcccctcccctccaggctgaccccccgtgtcccctccccacctgggctgatcctcCATGTCCGCTCGCTGCCCAAGGCTAA
- the LOC144283545 gene encoding uncharacterized protein LOC144283545 isoform X4 has product MWGRVHADRSPGLLRTRGPAVYDSGRHGATSTMTGVRLPQDPLEDPGGAVQSHIHLSRGYSERQGAPSRVSAGPVTVQGHRPPGLSAELCQETRRVDKWIKMLKRWDHYLPSEKAGSPVPHAGGLLGERHGQGADVHRHLYPKVVPAVLPRPPGTPDPGPAPCPRGGPSSAPPSEEPGPTLGP; this is encoded by the exons atgtggggccgcgtccacgctgacaggagccccggcctcctcaggacccgcg gacccgctgtatatgactcaggaagacatggggccacgtccaccATGACAGGagtccggcttcctcaggacccgctggagGATCCTGGAGGCGCTGTTCAGAGTCACATCCACCTCAGCAGGGGCTACTCAGAACgacaag GTGCACCAAGCAGGGTCTCCGCAGGACCTGTCACTGTGCAAGGTCACCGACCACCAGGGCTTTCTGCA GAACTCTGCCAGGAGACCCGGCGCgtggacaaatggataaaaatgctcAAGCGATGGGACCACTACCTCCCCAGCGAGAAG gcagggagccctgttCCACATGCTGGCGGCCTACTCGGTGAACGACACG GACAAGGAGCAGATGTCCACCGGCATCTATACCCCAAAGTGGTTCCTGCAGTGCTTCCTCGGCCCCCCGGGACCCCTGATCCCggacctgccccctgcccccggggagggcccagctcagccccaccCTCCGAGGAGCCAGGCCCGACCCTGGGGCCCTGA
- the LOC144283545 gene encoding uncharacterized protein LOC144283545 isoform X5: MQIDLDVNQTFRSHTMFWDRYRVGQGALFHMLAAYSVNDTDKEQMSTGIYTPKWFLQCFLGPPGPLIPDLPPAPGEGPAQPHPPRSQARPWGPEAEARSPARPGEVQRVPGGGSGGRAISVSAPLRETRSAQGVDGPSAHWAASPGSSRGVVSSSGGRVCAPRGVGGAGRVGTQSGQEP; encoded by the exons ATGCAGATCGACCTGGACGTCAACCAGACGTTCCGCAGTCACACCATGTTCTGGGACCGCTAcagggtcgg gcagggagccctgttCCACATGCTGGCGGCCTACTCGGTGAACGACACG GACAAGGAGCAGATGTCCACCGGCATCTATACCCCAAAGTGGTTCCTGCAGTGCTTCCTCGGCCCCCCGGGACCCCTGATCCCggacctgccccctgcccccggggagggcccagctcagccccaccCTCCGAGGAGCCAGGCCCGACCCTGGGGCCCTGAGGCTGAGGCTCGCAGCCCAGCCCGACCTGGAGAAGTCCAGAGGGTCCCTGGAGGAGGTTCCGGGGGGCGTGCCATCTCTGTCTCAGCTCCCCTGCGGGAGACCaggtcagcccagggtgtggacGGGCCCTCGGCCCATTGGGCGGCCAGCCCGGGGTCCTCTCGAGGCGTGGTGTCGTCAAGTGGGGGCAGAGTCTGTGCCCccaggggtgtggggggtgcTGGCCGGGTTGGAACCCAGAGTGGCCAGGAGCCCTGA
- the LOC144283545 gene encoding uncharacterized protein LOC144283545 isoform X1, translating into MAYTNLKVHRKRLLKLPLEGLREFLPDSLAQPWALEDKAVLRHLRASMTQLRRMRCDLPPTQRDLRSSPRGPWAWSECPRRPGLSSLLRPLSHRPGWRSRPPWAQPPSLSCPDPLPARPSSNFPPAMELPPHPPSATDGAGRWPPDMVGLKTKNGVPFPSAPAWATREAPRWTRPWSTPGTPMTGSPQPPRDDAVGPRTPFLPRSHCSSCSSLGSDRHSQGRARVALSPLPRGPAQARDPLPSASTMQLDARGPLGQSVAGRPDARVRTPQTLLRLSLCPRPGRAWDRVTAGEPQVTRVCAKRPERSVLPLSRGPGLPGLWGPSSPPRPRPVHLGHRGPAGRSAWPQRGRQDSRPLQLTHLGHPHQAGSACTPGAAGSLAPECGGHPACPRG; encoded by the exons ATGGCCTACACCAACCTCAAGGTGCACAGGA AGCGCCTCCTGAAGCTGCCCCTGGAAGGGCTCCGGGAGTTCCTCCCGGACTCTCTGgcgcagccctgggccctggaggacAAGGCGGTGCTCAGACACCTTCGGGCCTCCATGACCCAGCTCCGGAGGATGCGGTGcgacctgccccccacccag CGGGACCTGAGGAGTTCCCCACGAGGCCCCTGGGCATGGAGCGAGTGTCCCCGGCGCCcaggcctctcctcccttctccggCCTCTGAGCCACCGCCCAGGGTGGAGGAGCcggcctccctgggcccagccacccagcctgAGCTGCCCAGACCCCCTCCCGGCCAGGCCATCGTCCAACTTCCCCCCAGCGATGGaactccctccccatcctcccagtGCAACAGACGGTGCAGGCAGGTGGCCCCCAGACATGGTGGGCTTGAAGACAAAAAATGGGGTCCCCTTCCCTTCGgcacctgcctgggccacccGAGAGGCCCCGCGATggaccaggccctggagcacTCCCGGGACTCCCATGACGGggtccccccagcccccaaggGACGATGCTGTCGGACCCAGGACACCCTTCCTGCCCCGCAGCCATTGCAGCTCGTGCTCCTCGCTGGGCAGTGACAGGCAcagccagggcagagccagggtggCGCTGAGCCCGCTGCCCCGAGGCCCCGCACAGGCCCGGGACCCTCTGCCCTCCGCGTCCACAATGCAGCTCGATGCTCGCGGGCCTCTGGGGCAGAGCGTGGCG gggcggccagacgccagggtcaggaccccacagactctACTGCGACTCAGCCTCTGCCCGCGGCCAGGacgggcctgggacagagtgacagctgGGGAGCCTCAGGTTACCAGGGTCTGTGCTAAGCGCCCTGAGAGGTCTGTGCTCCCactgtccagggggcctgggctgcCCGGGCTCTGGGGCCCTTcatcccctccccgccccaggcctGTAcacctggggcacagagggcccgcggggcggtcagcgtggccccaGAGGGgacgtcaggacagcaggcccttgcaGCTCAcacacctgggccaccctcaccaggcgGGCTCAGCGTGCACACCTGGTGCTGCTGGATCTCTCGCACCagagtgtggagggcaccctgcATGCCCTAGAgggtag
- the LOC144283545 gene encoding uncharacterized protein LOC144283545 isoform X2, with product MAYTNLKVHRKRLLKLPLEGLREFLPDSLAQPWALEDKAVLRHLRASMTQLRRMRCDLPPTQRDLRSSPRGPWAWSECPRRPGLSSLLRPLSHRPGWRSRPPWAQPPSLSCPDPLPARPSSNFPPAMELPPHPPSATDGAGRWPPDMVGLKTKNGVPFPSAPAWATREAPRWTRPWSTPGTPMTGSPQPPRDDAVGPRTPFLPRSHCSSCSSLGSDRHSQGRARVALSPLPRGPAQARDPLPSASTMQLDARGPLGQSVAVSAGARRLWPAVTVSCLVSLSLPEGGTPPAQDTSP from the exons ATGGCCTACACCAACCTCAAGGTGCACAGGA AGCGCCTCCTGAAGCTGCCCCTGGAAGGGCTCCGGGAGTTCCTCCCGGACTCTCTGgcgcagccctgggccctggaggacAAGGCGGTGCTCAGACACCTTCGGGCCTCCATGACCCAGCTCCGGAGGATGCGGTGcgacctgccccccacccag CGGGACCTGAGGAGTTCCCCACGAGGCCCCTGGGCATGGAGCGAGTGTCCCCGGCGCCcaggcctctcctcccttctccggCCTCTGAGCCACCGCCCAGGGTGGAGGAGCcggcctccctgggcccagccacccagcctgAGCTGCCCAGACCCCCTCCCGGCCAGGCCATCGTCCAACTTCCCCCCAGCGATGGaactccctccccatcctcccagtGCAACAGACGGTGCAGGCAGGTGGCCCCCAGACATGGTGGGCTTGAAGACAAAAAATGGGGTCCCCTTCCCTTCGgcacctgcctgggccacccGAGAGGCCCCGCGATggaccaggccctggagcacTCCCGGGACTCCCATGACGGggtccccccagcccccaaggGACGATGCTGTCGGACCCAGGACACCCTTCCTGCCCCGCAGCCATTGCAGCTCGTGCTCCTCGCTGGGCAGTGACAGGCAcagccagggcagagccagggtggCGCTGAGCCCGCTGCCCCGAGGCCCCGCACAGGCCCGGGACCCTCTGCCCTCCGCGTCCACAATGCAGCTCGATGCTCGCGGGCCTCTGGGGCAGAGCGTGGCGGTGAGTGCGGGGGCCCGGAGGCTCTGGCCCGCCGTCACCGTGTCCTGCCTTGTCTCGCTGTCCCTCCCAGAGGGAGGCACCCCCcccgcacaggacaccagcccctga